The Imtechella halotolerans DNA window CTGGGTGAACCATAGCTTTCAAAACTATCTTTAAATATAGATTTAATAAGCTCAGTTACCTTTTGATTTTCTAACCATAATTTACTTGGCCCTGTTTGTAGCCAATGGTAATAACCGCTTTTGCTTACCTTTAATATTTGACACATCGTCTCGACAGGAAATCTCATAAGGTGTTGTTTTATAAACCTGTATTTTTCTTGTCGCTCGCGGAGAAGATGCTGATGGCCTTTTTTAAGATGTCTCGTTCTAACTCGGCTTCTTTTAATGCCTTTTTTAATCGAGCTATCTCTTTTTCTTCATCGGTCATTTTAGGATTACCTCGGCCAGGGAAACTGTTGTTACCATAATCTTTTAACTCCCTACGCCAACGGTAAAGTACTGATGGAAATATGTCCAGGTCTTCACATACTTGTTTTACATTGCCTTTGGCATAACTTAACTCGACTGCTTTTTGTTTAAATTCTAAGGTGTACTATTTAGATTTTCTTCTCATAATTGCTAAGATAAAAACTAACTAACATGTTCTCTCATCTTTATGTCCAGTCTAATATAGGAAGTCCAACTATACAAAGCTCCAAATAATTGGACGGAGAATCAACACGAAAGAAGTAAGATATTGTTCAATCAATATCCTGATATAAAAATAGCCTTTAATCTTGTTCAAGGACTTAGAAACATATTCAATACAGCAACCTCTGTCGAGACCGCATATACTAAAATGGCGCATTGGTACAAAGATGTAGAAAATACAGGTTTTAGGGCATTCAATACCATTGCAAACACCATAACAGTTAATTACAGATCCATCCTGAATTATTTTATAAACAGAAGCACAAACGCTTCCGCTGAATCATTCAATGCTAAAATAAAAGCTTTTAGAAGTCAATTCAGAGGGGTTAGAAACATAGAATTCTTCCTATATAGATTGACCAAAATATTTGCGTAAACACAACATTTAGTCTTGATCCAATTTATGCCTAGACCCAGAATTTGTGTCTGATCCCTTTTTAGGTGCACTTTTGAACAAAATGCGATACCCCTAAAAAAGAAAAAACCTATAACTCGTTGTGAATCATAGGTTTTGTGCTTTTTTGATGACTTTTAGAAAGTTATCTTTTATAAATCAGCGGAGAAAGAGGAACTATCCGTTATTTTAATTGTATTGATTTTAAAGGGCTTTCGGAGAATTTAAAAACAATTTACGCACCGAATTACGCACCTCATGTAATTTGTATTCCAAATTGCATATAAAATACGTCAAATACTCTTTAATCTTTAAGTCCAGCCATTACCTTTTATGTTTCAATAAGACCCAAAAAATGAGGTTTATTGTTACACGAATGGTAATAATAGATTATAGAATTTTTTTAATGAAAACTGCATACAAAACGCTTTTTAATGTATTTATTGAGGTATTTTGATTCCTTCTATAATTGTCCACCAATCCTTTTAAATTTTTCAACGAAAGAGGTTATTTTTTGAAATACATTTTGCTTCTTCGTTAAATATTGCGGATTTAGCGGACTCATTTTAGGTAAAAGTGCATTTAACTCCGTGCCATTTTCACTTGCAAACTCTCTTTTTAAAGACTGAGTTATGTATCGTTTTGCGGCTTCTTCATCTAAATTTTCTTCAGCAATTAATTCAATCGCTTCTTTTTGCATTTCCTTTTGTGCAAATCCATAGAATGCATCTAAAATGCTGGCTTTGTCTTCAATTGTATCTAAGTCTGTCGTATTGATAAAATCAACAACTAAACTTTCTTTTGCTCTATTATCAATACTTGCTCGTATGATACGGCTTATTTCTTCGACTAAAGCTGCTTTGTCTTTTGTCTTTTTGTTGTGTTCAAAGATTAATTCTAGAATGTAATCTAGGTTTATTTCTTGTGATTTTAATAAATCAATTTCGAAAACTATATCATCCCAATCTATTTTAGATTCTTCGGCTTCATTACCATTTTTCTCGCGACGTAACCAATCGCGGATATCGTTATAGGTAGAACGGTAATCTTGAGCTGTCCTTTCTGGCAAAACGTTTATCTCTCTCATTACTGCAATATCCTGGTCACTTACAAAGTAGTTTTCTTTGAAAACTTCTATTGCTTCAGCATCATTTATATCTATGCCTTGTAATGCTTTTAAATGTGTAAACTCATCGTAATTCTGTAAAATGTTCTCGACACGTAAGTATTCTCCAAATAGTTTCACAAATTCTTTTTTGTCTTTTTCGGTAACTAATTCGTCAGGATTTGGGAATTTTTCATGTAACTCATTTACAACATCTTTAAAACCTCTGCGAGCTTTACCTGTAACTATATCTGTGAAACCTTCTAAATATTCTTTATAGCTTTTTTCTAGTACTACATTTTTAGTGTTTTTGTCTCCAAATAATGTTATTGCATCTACAGTATTGGTTTCCAAATTTCGAAACGTTACAATATTACCAAAAGTCTTTGTAGCATCATAAATACGGTTAGTACGTGAGAAGGCTTGCATTAAACCATGATAACGCAAATTTTTATCTACAAAAAGTGTATTTAAAGTAGGCGCATCAAATCCTGTAAGGAACATACCTACAACAATAATTAAGTCGATTTCTTTATTTTTAACACGTTTTGCTAAGTCACGATAGTAGTCTTGAAAACCTTTACTTTCAATGTTAAAATTCATTTTAAACATTGCGTTGTAATCATGAATAGCCATCGTTAAAAATTCTTTTGCGCTTACATCCATTGCAGATGGTTCAAAAGTTTCATCTAAAATTTCACCTATGGCATTTTGTTCTTCATTGGCTGCAAAAGAAAAGATAGTTGCAATTTTAAGTGGTTTATCGCTTTCTTTTTGCAAACGGTTTAATTCTTCATAATAACATTTAGCAGCATCAACACTATTTACTGCAAACATGGCATTAAAACCAGTATTACCACCTTTTGTTCTATGCGTTTTATGACGGTAATTTTGAAGAATGTATTGGGATATTTCCTTGATACGTGCTGGATGTAAAAACGCTTTTTTGTTTTCTGCAGCCGTTAGTTTTTTCTCATCAATTTCTGTTTCAATGCTTTTAAATTGTGGACGAACATCATTGTAATCTACTTTAAACTTTAATACCTTTTCGTCTCTAATGGCATCGGTAATTACATAGGAATGTAATTCTCTGCCAAATACACTTGCGGTAGTTTCTGCACCTAAAGCATTTTCAGGAAAGATTGGTGTTCCTGTAAATCCAAATTGATAGAATTTTTTAAATTTTTTATTTAGGTTTTTTTGTGCTTCTCCAAATTGTGAACGATGGGCTTCGTCAAAAATGAAAACGACTTGTTTTTGGTAAATATCCAAATCACTTTCTGTTTTCATCAAGTTATTTAACTTCTGTATTGTAGTAACAATAATTTTATTATCGTCTTTTTCTAGGTTACGTTTTAAACCAGCCGTACTATCAGAACCGTTTACGCTATCAGGTGAAAAGCGCTGGTATTCTTTCATGGTTTGAAAATCTAAATCTTTACGATCCACTACAAAGAATACTTTATCTATAAACTCCAATTGAGTAGCTAACCGAGCTGCTTTAAAACTCGTAAGCGTTTTACCTGAACCCGTCGTGTGCCAAATGTAACCTCCGCTTTCAACATCAGACCATTTTTTTGCATTAAAAGAACTTTCAATCTTCCATAACATTCTTTCGGCAGCAGCAATTTGGTAAGGGCGCATGATTAGTAATGTATCGCTTATATCAAATACAGAATAGGTAAGTATTACTTTTAAAAGGGTATTTTTTTGAAAAAATGTAGCCGTAAAATCTTTTAAATCTTTAATTAAAGAGTTATCTGCTTTTGCCCAATTCATGGTAAAGTCGAAACTGTTTTTATCTCTTTTTACGGTATTGGCAAAATAGCGACTATCAGTACCGTTTGAAATTATAAAAGCCTGAAGGTATTTAAATAAAGAATTTTCACTGTTGAAACTTTCTTTGCTGTACCGATGTACTTGATTAAAAGCCTCACGAATAGCCACACCACGTTTTTTTAGTTCCACTTGTACTAATGGTAAGCCATTTACTAAAATGGTAACATCATAACGATTAGCATGCGTTCCTTTTTGTTCAAATTGTGAAATGACTTGAACTTTATTGCGTGAAACATTCTTTTTATCTACTAAGTAAATGTTTTGAATACGACCGTTATCAAATACAAAATCATGTATATGGTTTCTATGGATTTTTTCAGTTTTATCAACTATAGAATCACCTGGCTTATCTAAATATTCTTCTACAAAACGAGCCCATTCACTATCTGTAAACGCCATGTCGTTTAATGCCTGTAATTGCACCCTAACATTCGCTAACATAGCTTGTAACGACGTTAGATGCTTTGGATTTTCATAGCCTTGATTGATTAAATCTTGGATAAATTCTTTTTCCAAAGCTGCTTCGGTTTGATA harbors:
- a CDS encoding type I restriction endonuclease subunit R, coding for MSQYKTLVESNNFIVLDKYTKYSEVHDAPSSYQTEAALEKEFIQDLINQGYENPKHLTSLQAMLANVRVQLQALNDMAFTDSEWARFVEEYLDKPGDSIVDKTEKIHRNHIHDFVFDNGRIQNIYLVDKKNVSRNKVQVISQFEQKGTHANRYDVTILVNGLPLVQVELKKRGVAIREAFNQVHRYSKESFNSENSLFKYLQAFIISNGTDSRYFANTVKRDKNSFDFTMNWAKADNSLIKDLKDFTATFFQKNTLLKVILTYSVFDISDTLLIMRPYQIAAAERMLWKIESSFNAKKWSDVESGGYIWHTTGSGKTLTSFKAARLATQLEFIDKVFFVVDRKDLDFQTMKEYQRFSPDSVNGSDSTAGLKRNLEKDDNKIIVTTIQKLNNLMKTESDLDIYQKQVVFIFDEAHRSQFGEAQKNLNKKFKKFYQFGFTGTPIFPENALGAETTASVFGRELHSYVITDAIRDEKVLKFKVDYNDVRPQFKSIETEIDEKKLTAAENKKAFLHPARIKEISQYILQNYRHKTHRTKGGNTGFNAMFAVNSVDAAKCYYEELNRLQKESDKPLKIATIFSFAANEEQNAIGEILDETFEPSAMDVSAKEFLTMAIHDYNAMFKMNFNIESKGFQDYYRDLAKRVKNKEIDLIIVVGMFLTGFDAPTLNTLFVDKNLRYHGLMQAFSRTNRIYDATKTFGNIVTFRNLETNTVDAITLFGDKNTKNVVLEKSYKEYLEGFTDIVTGKARRGFKDVVNELHEKFPNPDELVTEKDKKEFVKLFGEYLRVENILQNYDEFTHLKALQGIDINDAEAIEVFKENYFVSDQDIAVMREINVLPERTAQDYRSTYNDIRDWLRREKNGNEAEESKIDWDDIVFEIDLLKSQEINLDYILELIFEHNKKTKDKAALVEEISRIIRASIDNRAKESLVVDFINTTDLDTIEDKASILDAFYGFAQKEMQKEAIELIAEENLDEEAAKRYITQSLKREFASENGTELNALLPKMSPLNPQYLTKKQNVFQKITSFVEKFKRIGGQL